DNA sequence from the Marinilongibacter aquaticus genome:
AATTGTTCTTTTTTCAACACTTCGCCCTGTGCATTTTGAAGAGCTAAATCGATGAGAAAAAAACGTTCTGGATCGCCCGTAGGCACGCGATGACCCGCATTTTCATTTTTTACTTTCAATGTAAAATCTAGACTCTCGCCCACTTTGTACATTTTTTTAAGGGCTTCGGGATAGAAAACCAGTCCGTTTTGTACGGTAGTTTGCACCGTGTCGAATTTCGGAATGCCCGAGCCTGTAAAAAAGTGACGATGTGATTTTCGGACTGGGTAGCCCTCTACAATTGGCCGATCGATCTCGGCCATGTGGCAATCGATGCAGTTCTTTTCCTCATGAAAAGGGCCTGCTTTCCATTCATCGCCCGTTTGAAAAGTACAGGCCAAGGTAGGCGTAACTACCGCATTGGCATTGTGGCAGCCCAAACAAAGGCTCTCGGAAAGCATTTTGCTGTCTTTGGTAATTTTATGCGGGGCTCCCTCGTATCCGTGCACACCGACAATGGCTTTGTTGCGGACATGACAACTCGCACAGGTTATGCCTTCCAATTTCAACTGCGGATCGAAATGCGGATTTTCCCTTTTTACAGGTCGATAAATGTCTCCGTTAATCAAACCATCCACAATAAATTCCTGCTGATTTTGCAGGGGAATATGGCAATTGATGCACAAGAAAGGGCTGCTTTCTTTTTTAAGTTCGGCCTGAAATTGGAGGTCGGTCCATGCATGAGCATGTGTAGCCAACCTCCATTCTTCATAGATTTCTTTATGGCATGTGCCGCAATCCTCGGCACGTAAAGACACCAAACCCTCTGGCAATTCCTGATACGGAAAAGCCTTTTCCCAACGGTTTGTCAACGGCATTACCTCTTCTTTTTCATAGATAAAAAGAACATAGGCCACCGCTGCAGCAAACACCGCAAGGCTGATGAGGATAAGGACTGATCTCTTCACAAAAATTCAGAGCTTAAAAATCCAAATGGCAATTGATCCACTCGTTATCGAAACGCGTTTTGTATTTGCGGTAAAAATTGATGGCCGAATTGTTCCAATCCAATACTTGCCACATCATACCGCTGCACCCCGTATTTTTGGCTTCTTCAACCGTTCTTTCAAATAGGGCTTTTCCCACACCTTGTCCTCGAAGCTCTTCGGTTACCACAATATCTTCCAAATAGAGTCTCTTGCCTTTCCAGGTGGAGTAACGCGGATAAAAAATTGAAATGCCGACCAACTTGCCGTCGAGCTCGGCTACAAATGAATTGAAAATCGGTTTATCGCCAAAGCCCGCTTCCAGCATGGCTTCTTCTGTATTCGTTACCTCTTCCGAGGCCTTTTCGTATTCGGCCAATTCTTTTACCAATTGCATAATGGCCGGTACATCTTCGGCTTTCCCCTCACGAATAGTCATGTTCATGCGTATTTCTCGTTTTGTTCGTTTAATTTCTGTGCTGAAATTACACAATTTTGGCCGAATCTAGACATGCTGCACGTAAGCTTCCCACTTTTCGAGTAAGGTTTGCATGTCTTCTGGAAGTTCAGAATCAAACTGCATCCATTCTTTCTTTTCGGGGTGCTCAAAACCCAAAGATTTCGCATGCAAAGCTTGGCGAGGCAGTATTTGAAAACAGTTTTCAACGAACTGCTTGTATTTCGAAAACATGTTGCCGCGTAAAATGCGGTCACCTCCATATGTGGCGTCTCCAAACAGCGGATGGCCAATGTATTTCATGTGGGCCCGAATCTGATGCGTTCTTCCGGTTTCCAAATTGCATTTGACCAAACTCACATACCGCATACGTTTCAAAACCTCGTAATGCGTTATGGCCTCTCGGCCGTAACCACCATCTTCATACACTTCTGTCACACGGCGATCTTTTTGGCTTCGGCCCAATTTGGCATTGATTGTGCCCTTGTCTTGCTCGGGTTCGCCCCAAATCAGGGCGTAATATGTGCGTTCGGTAGAATGATCGGCAAACTGGCGAGCCAAATGCTGCATGGCATACTCGGTTTTGGCGATCACCAATAAACCCGACGTCCCTTTGTCGATGCGGTGCACCAAACCGGGTCGGATTGCCCCGTTTTTCGAGGTTGGCAACTGCCCAAAGTGATACACCAAGGCATTGACCAATGTGCCGTCCCAATTGGCAAAACCGGGGTGTACAACCATTTGAGCGTCTTTGTTCACGATCAACACGGCCTCGTCTTCATACACAATATTGAGGGGAATATTTTCCGGCAAAATTTCTGTCGGTTCGCGAGGTGGTTTGGGCAAAGCCACCACAATACGATCGCCCGGCTTGGGCTTATAACTCGATTTCACCACCTGCCCGTTTACCCGAACAGACTGAGAATCGATGGCATTTTGAATTTTATTTCGCGAGGATTTCTTCAGGTGAATGGCCAAAAGTTTATCCAAGCGCATCGGCGTTTGCCCTGGGTCTACATCCAAACTGAAGTGCTCATACAGCTCTTCTTCCTCGTCATCGAATATTTTGTTATTCTCTTCCAATTTCTTCTATTTGCCGCAAAATTACCGCATTCCTTTGGATTTCGAAAAGCATATTCAATACCCTAGTCCATTGCGTGAGCTTGCACACCCCTTGTTTCACGAGAAAAAACTGCGTGTTTGGCTCAAAGAAGACTACCGCACGCACCCTGCCCTTTCGGGAAACAAATTCAGGAAATTGAAATACAATCTCATCGAAGCGAAGGCCAAAGGCTTTCGTAAGCTTTTGACTTTCGGTGGAGCCCATTCGAACCATATCTATGCTGTAGCGGCTGCTGGCCCACTTTTTGGTTTCCAAACCGAAGCTTTGATCCGTGGTGACGAGCTGCACAATACCTCGAGCCCTACGCTCAAATTTGCACACCAACAGGGCATGAAATTGCATTTTGTGAGTCGAAGCGATTATCGGCAAAAAGACAAATTGACCGCCTCCTTTGTGAGCGATCAATACCTTATTCCAGAAGGTGGCAGCAATACACTGGCTTTGAAAGGTTGTGCCGAAATGTGGGATGAAGTATTGGAAATTCTACAACCCGACCACCTTATTCTGGCGGCTGGCACGGGCGGGACCGCCGCAGGCATCCTTTCCAATGCCAAGAGTCAAACACAGGTACATGCGGTGCCGGTTTTGAAAGGTGGTGCCTTCATTCGGGAAGAAGTGGAAATGTTGTTGGGTACTCCACAGCGGCGTTTAACCCTGCACACCGGCTTTCATTTCGGCGGCTACGCAAAAACAAATACTGAACTTTCAGAATTTATTGAACAATCAGAACTTTTATTTAACACAGAACTGGATCACGTATATACAGGTAAGATGTGCTACGCCGCCATGCAGCTGATTGCCGAAAATGCCTTTTCGCCCGGGCAGAAGATTGTGCTCTATCACAGCGGCGGCCTTCAAGGAAAAACATATCTTGCTTAATTCGTGCACTTTACCTATATTTAATTGCAACATCAAGCCAGCAATTTATGAAAAGCAAAATTTACTTGACCGCAAGTGCTTTCTTCCTCCTTTTCAGCTTAATCGCTAAGGCACAAAACACCAATTATTTTCAACCAAGAATCAGTACAGAATCCAATTATTCGCGGATAGACACCAACGCCCAAGGTCAAGTGGTGCTTATTTCGGGCTACAAAAGCTCAAACGTCCGGATGAACAGCATCAACGAATTTGAAAAAAAATACCTCGGCACGCCTTTCTTCAAGAACGGTTGGTATACAGGCAGCTTTATACTTTCTGGCGGCAAAAGTGTAGAGGGACTTATGGCTTACGATTTGGTCAAAAACCAAGTGTATTATTCGCAAAATACAAACAGCAACGCCCAGACTTTCCGTCCAGACGATTTCACGATAAACGACACACATTTCACCAAATTGAAAGGTGAATACAGCCGAGCGGGCGATTTTTATTACGAGATTTTGGCCGATGGCAATTACCTCTTGTTGAAACAATATACCTGTGATTACAAGCCAACAAAAACAGACGTGGACAATGGCTACGGTTCGAACGCCAACAGAGAGTTTGAAGGTGAATACAAAAAAGAAGAAAAGCTGTACCTCACCTATGAGGGCCAATTGATTCTGGTCAAAAACAAAAAGAAATTCTACCGTTCCTTGGGTGAGCTATATTCAAAAGCCTACGGTTTTTCTAAGGAAAAGAAATTGAACATAAGCAAAGAAGACGACGCTATTGCTTTGGTTGAACATTTGAACAAAAACTAGTCCTGACTTTACCTACAATCCTGATTTTACCTAAAAAAATTACAAGGGGCATTTCCTCCAAATAAGCCCCTTGTTCATTTTTTTATCAAAGAATGTACTGATTCAAATCTTTGTTTTTCACCAAATGAGCCAAACGTTCTGTCACCATCGTCTTGGTGATTTGAATGGCCTGCCCAGACGGGATCAAGTCTGGCACATCGAAAAGAATATCGTTCAGCAAATGGCTCATGACAGTTTGCAGTCGGCGGGCTCCAATATTCTCCACCTCCGAATTCGCCTGAAAAGCAATGTGTGCCAATTCTTTCAAGGCTTCATCATCAAAAGACAAACTCACCGATTCGGAAGCCAGCATGGCCGTGTACTGTTTGGTCAAAGCATTTTTAGGTTTGCTGAGAATCTGATAAAAATTCTCTTCGGTCAGCGACTCCAATTCCACACGTATTGGGAAACGGCCCTGCAATTCGGGAATCAAATCCGCTGGTTTGCTGACATGAAAAGCCCCAGCCGCAATAAATAAAATGTGGTCGGTTTTAATGCTTCCGTGTTTTGTATTGACCGTCGAACCCTCTACAATCGGCAGTAAATCGCGTTGTACGCCTTCGCGGCTCACATCAGGCCCACCTTTTCCGTTCGAGCCGGCCACCTTATCGATTTCATCAATGAAAATCATGCCCAAGTTTTCGGCCTTCCAAATGGCCTCTTCTTTCACCTCATCCATATCAATGAGCTTCGCCGATTCTTCTTCGATCAACAGTTTCCGGGCCTCGGCAATCGTCACCTTTCTTTTCTTGTTCTTCTTGGGCATCATCCCTCCAATCATTTCTTGGATGTTCATCATCGACACATCGTCGATCGGACCACCCATGACACCAATCGGAGCCGAACCCGCATTTTTTACAGTGACTTCGATTTTCCTCTCTTCAAGTTCTTTTTGCTGTAGCTTTCTACGAAAAGACTCACGGGTTTTCTCGTTCAATTCTTCATCACGCGTTTGCCCTACTTCTTCTGGAATTCCCACTTTGGCTCTTTCGACCTTTTTCGAAATGGGGGGAATCAGAATATCAAGGATCATGTCTTCGACAATGGCTTCAGCCTTTACTTTCACCTCTTCTTTTTTAGCCGTTTTTACCATATTGACCGAATGTTCGACCAAATCACGCACCATGCTTTCCACATCTCGGCCCACGTAGCCCACTTCCGTAAATTTTGAAGCTTCGACTTTTGTAAAGGGAGCATCGGCAATATTGGCCAAACGACGAGCAATTTCGGTCTTTCCCACACCCGTAGAGCCTATCATTAGAATGTTGTTCGGCTGGATTTCCTTACGCATTTCTTCGCTGGCATTCATTCTACGCCAACGGTTTCTCAAGGCCACGGCTACATTTTTCTTGGCATCTGTTTGGCCAATTATATATTTATCGAGTTCTGCAACGATTTGCTTCGGTGTCAAATTTTCTATCGAACCTGTCATTTAATCTTGTTTAATTCAACAATAGCGAAACTTAATTCTTCTCGGACTAAAACAAAGCCACCAGTAGAAAGATTTCCCAGAAATGTTTTTTCGGCATGGAAGGCATAAATCTACCACAAACGGCCAAGACGTAGGCCAAATGCCCCACTGATGCTGGGATGCAAGTGGTTTCTCCCTTGATAAATTGTGCCCAATGTTCTCGGGTATTCGCTGTTTCCGAACGAAAAAGAATACCCTGAATCGTCGGTAACCGTAGAAGTATTGTAAATGACGCGTACGCCCAAACCCAGAAAAAAATCGATGACCATAGGATGTTTCGGATTTTCAGGATTTTTGCTCAGCTTGGTCTGTAGACCGAGCTTGAAATGCACACCCGACACAAACTTCCTTGTCGTGGCGGGCACGAGCTCGTAATATGTTGGCATGTACTCGTAATATTCTCGACCCACTTCCATGGGGTGATGCCGAATAGCAAACTTGTTCAGCAATTCAAAACCATAATAGGGTCCTTCGCAAATACTTCTCCCTTTGGCAATCGAACTGGTGTATTTTCGGTATTCGATACGCGAACGAAACTGATGAAAATAACCATACCGCTCGTTCCACCTTGCGTCCTCGTCGCTTTTCCACAAATTCCAATTTGAATATCCGTAGCCCCATTCTACATGAAAAGCATTTCTTTTTTCGCCGACGTGCTCATACGCCAAAGAAAAACCGTTGTCGAGATCAAAAGGATGCAACAAATTGAATTTAAACAAATTGGCTCTCCTCAAACTATCCAAGTCTTGACCTTTTGCCGGGCAAGCCATCGCGGAAAGAAAGCAAAAGCTAATCACCAATTTCGATATGACTGAGCAAGGTAAATTGGTCATTTTCTTCAAGTTTATATTGACTGATACCATTGGAAGCGGTGATGAGTAGGCTGTTTTCCAAAGGAATAATGTCGCGAGCATTGATATTAAAATCACGTCGAACGGTTTGCATGTTTTCGGGATCGCTCAAATCGAAAATTCGAAGGCCGCGATCATCCTCTCCTACATAAAGTCGATTTCCTTTCACGGCAAGTCCAAAAGGATTGAGCAAAGAATACGAACGCACCAAATAAGGATCGAGCAAAGACCCGATATTCAATACATCCAGACGATTCACGCCGTTTCGGCAAGCTGTTCCGGAACGCAAAGTGGTAAACGCAAAATCGCCATCGGCCACAACCGGGTCACAGCTCAGAATGTGTTCGTATTTCGAAATAAAAGTCGGCGATTCCGGCAGGCTTACATCGTACACCCACATACCCGTTTGTGTGCCCAAGAGCAGATTACCTTTGAACGGAAATATAGTTTCGGCAAAGGCATCGAGCGAAATTCGGTTGACCAAATCTGTGCTTTCTTCACTTAAATCGAAAACCAAAAGTTCATGGGCTTTTACCGCATACAAATATCCATTCATCACTGTAAATCGTGCCAAAGAACCACCACGTCCCGTTTCAGAATCCACCGAATCTTTGAAGAAATCGCTTTTACACGATAACGTCAAAGCAAAAAACAAGAGATATAAGCCCAATTTTTTCATCATCTTCGGCAATTCGGATTCACTACTTTGTCCAAAACCCAACTTATTACATAGCCTTTGCTTTCTTCTGCACACACAAATTTTACATTTTGATAAGGCGGATAAAGCGGCATAGAAAATACATTTTCCACACGATTGATCAGTTTCGGCTCTGCCGGATTGACAAGAGAAAGCGTGACCAAATCAAGACCATTGTCGGCGTACAAGAGGTCGCCATTCATTTCAATATCTTGGTTTCCGGGAATGGCCACAAAATTCAGCCGCTTCGGATTTTCAGGATCAGTATTGTCAAAAATATGCACGCCTTTTTCCGGCTCGTTGATGAGCAGCAGGTTGCCTTTTATGTAAATCTTCCCGCTTTCAAATAACTTCTTATTTGGGTTGACGTGCACATCTCGCATGGCCTCGAGAGGTATATATACGGGCACATAGGCATCCACTTCTTTGGGCTCGTCCTTTTCATGGGCCGAACAAGAAAGCAAGAAAATTAGCCCCAAAAGTGCGTATTTTGCAGACATAGCGAAAAGCCTTTTCCAATTCTAAGGGATTTAAAAGCTCCACGCAAACGGACCCTGAGTTAACGGTTGCTAAATTATTTTACGGTCTCGTTTCGCCGAAGAAAAGAGAAAGGCGAACTTTAAAAAGCAAGTACAGGTTTACATCAAAATCGAACATCCTATGCTGAATTTTTATCCTGGACCATCGAAACTGCAAGCCGAAGTAGGTGAATATATGCAAGACGCTCTGGCTTCAGGTATTTTGGAACGCAACCACCGCAGTCCGGCTTTCGAAGAGCTTTTGGCCGAAACCGTGAAAAATGTAAAAGAAAAGCTGGACGTACCCGAAGACTATCGCGTGTATTTTACCTCTTCGGCTACCGAATGCTGGGAAATTACCGCCCAATCGCTTCTGCAAGGTCGCATACAATTTCTTTACAACGGAGCTTTCGGAAAAAAATGGTTCAAATACACGGTAACCAATCCAGAGTTGGACAAAAGCGAGCGGAAAACGCAGATTCGTGGCAGTCGATTTACTCTCGATCAACCACTTTCTGAAGCCGAGATCGACCAGCAGGCCGATTGCCTTTGCACGACTCAGTGCGAAACCAGTAACGGGACGGCCATTGCCATGGAAGAATTGGCTAAACTTCCCGGAAAAGCCCTGAAATGCATTGATGCCACTTCATCGATGGCGGGTCAATACCTCGATTTCCGCTTGGCCGATGTCTGGTTTGCTTCTGTGCAGAAAGCTTTCGGGCTTCCCGCAGGAATGGGCATTCTGATCTGTTCACCGAAAGCTTTGGCACAAGCCGAGCAGATCAACGAGCGAAATCATTACAACAGTTTGTTATTTATCGACGAAAATTTCAGGAAAAATCAAACGCATTACACCCCGAATGTGCTTGAAATTTATTTGATGAATGCCTTGCTGAAAAATCGTGCCCCCATTTCAGAAATCGACAAAAAGGCAAAGCGGAGAGCTGAGCACATTTATAAATTCATTACGGCCCATGAAAAACTGGAGAATCTGGTGCAAAATCCGCTGACGAGAGCACAAACCGTGCTGGCCATTGCAAGCGAAAAACAAGTAATTGAATCAACTAAACGCAAAGCCGAAGAAAAAGGCATAATTTTGGGGAACGGCTATGGCGAATGGAAAGAAAACACTTTCCGCATTGCCAATTTCCCGGCCATTCCCGATACGGATTTTGATCAACTCATTCAATTTTTACAAGAGATATGAATTTTGACATCAAAGAAATTTTATCGGTTACATTGATCTTGTTCTCCATCATCGACATATTGGGGTCAATTCCGATTATCCTGAATATCCGCAAAAAAACAGGCGGTATTGATGCCGAACGCACCACACTAGTTTCCGCAGCCCTGATGTTCGGTTACCTTTATCTGGGTTCGAAAATTCTGGCACTCTTTGGCGTAGACATTAAATCTTTTGCCGTAGCTGGGGCCATTATCCTTTTGTTAATGGGTTTTGAAATGATTTTGGGAAGAGAGATTTTCAAGCACAATCCCACTACTGGAGCCCGTTCTTCGTCGATCGTCCCTTTGGCTTTCCCGATAATTGCCGGAGCCGGTACGATGACCTCGCTCCTTTCGCTCAAGGCTGTGTACGCCATAGAAAACATATTGGTCGGCATTGTCATCAACGTGATCTTGGTCTATGTGGTGCTGCGGTCTACCAAAATTCTGGAAAGGAAAATCAGTCCGGCGAGTATTGAAGTGATGCAAAAAGTTTTTGGTCTCATTCTTTTATCCATTGCCATAAAGTTGATCAAAGAGAATTTATTTGTATTTTAGCCTACATCTATGTAACAACATAAATCCAAAGCCCTTCTCCCCTCGTATTTAGTTACCAATCTAAAAACCAAAACAGAAAGACATGGCCAACAACTCAACAGTAAGCCTTTCGGAAAACACCATTGAAAGGAAAGAATTCATGAAAAAAGTAGGCATGAGCGTAGGCGGTATCTTGCTGCTGAACTGTATTCAAGCCTGTGCACCTTCCGACGAACTCCCAGATCCGAATCCCGGTACCGGCACGGGCGACAAGGTGGACTTTACATTGGATTTGAGCCTTTCTTCAAACGCCAAACTCAATACAAAAGGTGGCTTTCTTGTGACCAAGGGAGCAATCATAGCCCGCACACTCGACGATGACTTTATCGCTGTTTCGTCCACTTGCACACACGAAGGCACCACTATCGACAAGTACGATGCCACCAACCACAAATTCATTTGTCCGAATCACAATTCGCAGTTCGACGACACGGGAAAAGTGCTTCAGGGGCCTGCTACCGCGGCCCTAAAAAAATACAATACCTCACTGGATGAAACCGCAAATACCTTAAGAGTTTTTGAATAAAACATGCTATTTCTAAGTCAGGAAGGCGATATTATCAATACAAACCCTAACAGTGAATACCTTCAAGAAGTGAAAGATTTCATTGTCCATTGGCAAAATGGTGCCGAAGGCATAGAAGTACACACCTCGGGTTCTACGGGAAAGCCGAAAACGATAAAAATAAGTCGAAAGCAAATTTCAGCCTCGGTTGCACAAACCCAAGAAGCTTTCAATTTGGATAAGAACACCTTGTTCCTGTGCAATTTACATTTGGACTATATTGCGGGAAAACTGATGATCCTGAGGGCCTTGGAATTGGGAGCCGAATTGATGGTTGTTCCTCCCAACGGCGACTTGCTCGCACACATCGGGAATGCCTTCTACATGCTCAAAGAAAAACGTGGACATGTTTTTTTGGCCTTTGTGCCCTTACAGTTGAGCAAGCTTATCGAGCAAGAAAAAGGTATACACTTACTCAATTTGGCTCGGGCCACAATTTTGGGCGGAGCCAAAACCAACGAAGCACTTCTTGAAAAAATCCGCACCTTGTCTACACCTGTTTTTGCGACTTTTGGCATGACAGAAACCGTCACCCATTTTGCTTTGCAAGAATTGAACGGCGAAACCGCGAGCGAAGCTTTCTCTCTTTTGAAAGGCACAGCGATGAAAGTCGACGAAAATGGCAAACTCTTTGTCAGGAATAAAACCACAAACGGGCAATGGCTCGAAACCAACGATCTGGTGCAAATAATTGATTCAAAGCGTTTTGTACCTTTGGGGCGTGCAGATAATGTCATCAATTCTGGCGGGATCAAACTGAACCTCGAAGAAATTGAATTAAAAATTGACCGTGTACTCAAACTCAAATGGCCATTCTTCTGTTATGGCCTACAAGATTCGAATTTGGGCAGCAAACTCAGTCTTTTTATCGAAGCAGAATCTTCTGAATCGAATCTTTTGGATCGCCTGAAAAAAGAATTGCCCAAATTCGAGGTGCCGAAAGAAGTCATTTGCCTTCCGAAATTTGAACGCACCCGAACAGGAAAAATAGATAAAATTAGCACAGTGCATGCATTTACAGTTTCAGACCAATGAACTCACTCCGCCGCCCTACAGCTATGCCGTAGAGCTAAAAACCGAAGCCACAAAAACAGGCTTGCGTGTCAGATTTGAGTTGACTTATTTATTCAGAGAGCATTTGGATATAGAAGATATTCTGGCCGAAGGCTTTACTGAAAATGATGATTTCACCTGGGAAGGCACACTGAATGAAGAGTGGAAAGCACATTTGGCCATCTTGGAAAAAGAGAATGTATTCAGCGGTAAAACCGAGATTGATGAATCGGAAGATTTTTGGCAGATACAAATTGCCGACCAAACCGGCTATCCAAAAGACACCGAGACTTGGCTAAGCTTTGTAAACGAAATTCAACAGGCTATTCTCGAAAAAGACGAGCGTGAGGCTCCTTTACAAATTACTGTTTTACGCAATCGAGAGAAGATTTATTTCAGGGCCTCTTTTGCACAAAGACAATTCACCGTCGAAAAAAACGGTTCGCTTTCCCGTAAAAAATGGGAAGATCTAAATCCTTTTTTAAACGATCTATTCGGTGGCGAATTTCGTCCGGATCAGGCAAAACAGAAAGAACCTCAAAAAGCGGGTTTGTATGTGGAAACAGGAGACGGACTTTGGTACGAATTGGGTAAAAGCTTGCTGATGCAACCCTCGAAGATTCAACAATGGCTTTGATATTGAGGAATTAGGATAAACGCCGAATTTCTTCTTGCAATTCTTGCACCAAGGCTTGAGCCCGGCTTTTATCCGTCTTAAACTGTGGCATCGTGTATGACAAAAACGCCTTTACTTGCCAAATGCCGTGAATTTCGTGCACGGCCAAATCCTGACTGGCCAAACCCGAAACCATTGGGGTGAGCACAAAAACACCGCGTTCTCGACTCTGATTGTATACTTTTCGATAATATGCCTGCCCTTTTTTATCGATCAGTAAACAAATTTCACCATCCTCAATGGCTTCTGTTTTTTCCACTTTCAAACCAATCAAAAACGATTTTGGCAAGGGAAAATCAGTCCCTGATTCGAAAGCCAAATACTGACCTTTATCATATATGGGCATTGAAATGCGGGCCGCTTCATCGGCGTAAGGGTCGAATTCTCCGGCCACAAAGTCTTGCAAACGCGACTGAGCCACAATAGCAATCTGATTGAGCCAAGCCTCTGAATTGGCCATATTTTCAGGGTTCAATTCGGCAAAAAGAGGCAAGTCGGGCAAGGCCAGATCTTCGTTCATATCCGCTTCTTGCAAATCGCTTTCCCAAAGTTTTTCATCGGTAAGCTCTTGAACACTTTTACCCAAAACCCGAGCAAAAGTTTTCAACTTGGCATAGGGTGGTGTGGCCCGATCGCCTTCATAAGCATCGATCGAAGCCCTTGTAAAGCCCAATTCGACGGCCAACTTCTCTTGTGTCAGCCCAAGTCGATTGCGTAAATGCACAAGATTTCGGGCAAAAATTTCAGCCATTTCAGCGTATCAATTAATCTAAAGTTTCGATGATCAAATTGTGATTCGTATAGATACAAATATCCGCTGCGATATTCAAACCTTCTTGCACCATTTCTTTTG
Encoded proteins:
- a CDS encoding AMP-binding protein produces the protein MLFLSQEGDIINTNPNSEYLQEVKDFIVHWQNGAEGIEVHTSGSTGKPKTIKISRKQISASVAQTQEAFNLDKNTLFLCNLHLDYIAGKLMILRALELGAELMVVPPNGDLLAHIGNAFYMLKEKRGHVFLAFVPLQLSKLIEQEKGIHLLNLARATILGGAKTNEALLEKIRTLSTPVFATFGMTETVTHFALQELNGETASEAFSLLKGTAMKVDENGKLFVRNKTTNGQWLETNDLVQIIDSKRFVPLGRADNVINSGGIKLNLEEIELKIDRVLKLKWPFFCYGLQDSNLGSKLSLFIEAESSESNLLDRLKKELPKFEVPKEVICLPKFERTRTGKIDKISTVHAFTVSDQ
- a CDS encoding helix-turn-helix domain-containing protein — its product is MAEIFARNLVHLRNRLGLTQEKLAVELGFTRASIDAYEGDRATPPYAKLKTFARVLGKSVQELTDEKLWESDLQEADMNEDLALPDLPLFAELNPENMANSEAWLNQIAIVAQSRLQDFVAGEFDPYADEAARISMPIYDKGQYLAFESGTDFPLPKSFLIGLKVEKTEAIEDGEICLLIDKKGQAYYRKVYNQSRERGVFVLTPMVSGLASQDLAVHEIHGIWQVKAFLSYTMPQFKTDKSRAQALVQELQEEIRRLS